One window of the Nicotiana tabacum cultivar K326 chromosome 4, ASM71507v2, whole genome shotgun sequence genome contains the following:
- the LOC107769734 gene encoding oleosin L-like: MADYYGHQHTHHLHHEQPAPRSYQVVKAATAVTAGGSLLVLSGLTLAGTIIALTVATPLLLIFSPVLVPATITLFFLMFGFLASGGFGVAAISVLSWIYRYVTGRHPPGAVQLEYARDKLATKAREMKERAEQFGQQQISGTQ; this comes from the exons ATGGCTGACTACTATGGCCATCAGCATActcatcatcttcatcatgaGCAGCCTGCACCTAGGTCTTACCAGGTGGTGAAGGCTGCTACCGCCGTCACCGCCGGCGGATCTCTTCTGGTTCTCTCCGGCTTGACTTTGGCCGGTACTATCATTGCACTGACTGTAGCCACTCCCTTGCTGCTGATTTTCAGTCCAGTGCTTGTTCCTGCCACCATTACCCTCTTCTTCTTGATGTTTGGTTTCTTGGCTTCCGGAGGTTTTGGTGTCGCGGCAATAAGCGTTCTGTCTTGGATCTACAG GTACGTGACAGGAAGGCACCCACCTGGTGCGGTGCAGTTGGAGTATGCAAGGGACAAACTGGCTACAAAGGCTCGGGAGATGAAAGAAAGAGCGGAGCAGTTTGGACAACAGCAGATCTCCGGCACCCAATAG
- the LOC107769725 gene encoding cytosolic sulfotransferase 5-like, which translates to MAAQETNSNTITDSKNSLEGCEDAMIKELPNALFWDVMEIRKWQDFWFEPGLIKCAMKFNSSFQAKDDDVILASAPKTGTTWLKALCLCILHQNINIPENEDLLTKDNPQFHVQTIESTIYSTKPTPDLYAMPSPRLFHTHLPFSFLPDSVKNSNGKIVCIARNPKDTLVSLWHFFNSIFKPNQEPYPLEKTVEEFCTGVHQYGPYFENVLGYWLESKKRPEKILFLKYEEMLKDPKEQVKKLALFLGKPFEKEEDVDKVVWRCSLERLRNLEVNKNGSVIYGVPNSSYFRKGMVGDWKNYLTPEMEDRINKTTLLKFQGSGLEFEN; encoded by the coding sequence ATGGCTGCTCAAGAAACAAACTCTAATACTATCACAGATTCTAAGAACTCATTAGAAGGGTGTGAAGATGCTATGATTAAGGAGCTACCAAATGCGCTGTTTTGGGATGTCATGGAAATCCGAAAATGGCAAGATTTTTGGTTCGAGCCTGGCCTTATCAAATGTGCAATGAAATTCAACTCTAGCTTCCAAGCTAAAGACGACGACGTTATTTTAGCATCAGCTCCCAAAACAGGTACTACTTGGCTCAAAGCTCTTTGTCTATGCATCTTGCACCAGAACATTAATATTCCTGAAAACGAAGATCTCTTAACTAAGGACAATCCTCAATTTCATGTTCAGACCATAGAGTCCACTATTTACTCTACAAAACCAACTCCTGATTTGTATGCTATGCCATCTCCAAGACTTTTTCACACCCATTTGCCTTTCAGTTTTCTTCCTGATTCTGTCAAGAATTCCAATGGCAAGATTGTTTGCATAGCCCGGAACCCAAAAGACACGTTGGTGTCTTTATGGCATTTTTTCAACTCCATTTTCAAGCCAAATCAAGAACCCTATCCATTGGAAAAGACAGTTGAGGAATTCTGCACAGGGGTTCATCAATACGGGCCGTATTTCGAAAATGTTTTGGGATATTGGTTGGAAAGTAAGAAGAGGCCTGAGAAAATACTGTTCTTGAAATATGAAGAGATGTTAAAGGATCCTAAAGAGCAAGTGAAGAAACTGGCTTTGTTTCTTGGGAAGCCATTTGAGAAGGAAGAAGATGTTGACAAAGTTGTGTGGAGGTGCAGTTTGGAGAGGTTGAGGAATTTGGAAGTGAACAAAAATGGTTCTGTAATTTATGGAGTACCAAACAGTAGCTATTTTAGGAAAGGAATGGTTGGGGATTGGAAGAATTACTTGACTCCTGAAATGGAAGATCGGATTAACAAAACTACACTCCTCAAGTTCCAAGGATCTGGACTAGAGTTCGAGAATTGA